Within the Oryctolagus cuniculus chromosome 19, mOryCun1.1, whole genome shotgun sequence genome, the region ggcacagtgggttaagccactgcctgtgacaccaacatcccacatgggcgccgatttgagtcctggctgctccgcttccaatccagctgcctgctgatgtacctgggaaggcagcagagggtggcccaagtgtttaggcccctgccgcccacgagagactcaaatgaagctccttgctcctggcttcggcctggcccagccatggccgttgtggccatttggtgagtgaaccagtggatggaagattctctctctctctctctctctctctctctctctctgcctctctgtaactctgtccttcaagcaaataaataaatcttttaaaaaacaacacataggccggcgccgcggctcactaggctaatcctccgccttgtggcgccggcacaccgggttctagtccaaagccagagaaagctcctggctcctggcttcggttcggcacagttccagccattgcagccaattggggaatgaaccatgggatcaccaggagcttcttccaggtctcccacacgggtgcagggcccaagcacttgggctgtcttctactgctttcccaggccacagcagagagctggatgggaagtggagcagccaggactagaaccggtgcccatataggatgctggcgcttcaggccagggcttttacccgctgaccacagcaccggccccaaggggaAAGATTTTAAGAATTTGTTAAGTGGGAGGTGTGCGTGGTGGAGAAGCAGTTAAGCCCctcttgggacagctgcatcccatgttggagtaccttgttcgagtccaggctgctccacttccaatccaggttcttgccaatatgcctgggaaggtggcagatggTGGCCAAGGTGCTCGGGTCCCcaccacctacacgggagacctggatggagctccagacttctgacttcaacctggcccagccctggctcttgcaggctcAGAAcatgaacctgcaaatggaagagctgtgtgtgtgtccgcctctctgtctttctctctgtaactctgactttcaaagtaaataaatttataaaaattattgattgGGCATGTTTTGTTAAAGAAATGGTGATGAACAAATATATCAGTATGGGGTATTGTACTGAtgtcttttgtgtgtgtttaaaattttccataaaatGTTTCAAACTAATAATCTGCCTCTGCCTACTGCGGTGGGCAGTAGGTGGGCAATGGGGGAGCCAGGGAGGTCAGAGGGGAGAGGTCGGGGCCAGAGGAGACGCTGGGGGGCACCGAGCCTCCCAGGTGGAGGCGGAGGAGGCGTCTTGGGACCACAGGACTTGCTCACAGACGGAGCGTGACAAGTGGCTCGGGCTGCGATTGTTGAGTGGAtctgggagtggggggtgggagtggggagtgagATCACCTGGGCGTGTGGCTGGTGGGGGGCCTATGCCCTCCAGGAACACAGCCAAGTCCAGACTTCAGCGGAGGGTCGGGCCGGGAGTCAGCTGCATTAACACCATGGGACTTAGGCCACCAGGGCGTGGGCGTAGATGGAGCTGGAACAaagtgggcggggggggggggcggagcctgccgcTGGTCACTGGTCACTGGGCCCGGGCATTGCTACTGTCCGAGCAAAGGGCAAGCCCCTCCTACCCCAGCCCTCGGGGCGGGGCTTCCCAAAGTCAGTCCACCCgagccccctcccttccccccagaGCCcgagcctcccccctcccctcctgcctggcCTCCCGCAGCCACCTGCGACCCTCCCCGCTGCCGGCTTGCACATCTGGGGGATCCGAGGGAAATTTGGAAATGTGAATTCATGTCCTAAGAACCCCTGCCCATCCCCAAACTAGTTCCTGCTCCCCAACCCTTTCCCCGACTCCTTAGCAGCAggcagatgggggtggggtatCCCGGGAGGGGTCTCTTAAAGCAAAAGACAAGGAAAAGCCTTTTGGATTCCAAAGGCTTAGAACTTAGAGGTCCAATCCAGCAGGGGAACTAGGCCTGGGTGGTGTGGAGcgaggcccccagccccagggccagcgctaAGGAGAAGCATCCCAAAGTGCTGGCTCCGCAGTGTCCCCCATGTGGAGGCGCATCCCCCCAGAACCCTGCTGGTGCCCAAAACTGACCACCACCGCGGGGAAGGGGGCTCTGAGGCTCATCCCAGGCAGGACCCACAGCCTGGGCCCTCCCCCACAAACCAGTGGgcgcaacaccggcatcccatatggccgatgcagccatctgcggaagatctctctctctctctctctctctctctctctctctctctctctctctctctgcctcctggccacACACAGGTGTttgaattatgaaaataaaatgtaaaatgcagcCACACGTGGCTACCCTATAAACTAACCCCGATTGCAAAACATTTCCAGGTCCTCGGGTGTCATCAAAAAGCTCAGACGGGAGGAGGGGCCCAGAACCTTGAGCTCattggctgggggcaggggagggggcgggataCCAGCGCTTCCCTTTGATTGGGTATTCTCTTCCAGCGGAAAGCCAATCCTCCAGCGTGCTGGGGGCGTGGCCACGCGTGCCCTACAGGACCCTCCCTGAGTGCTGGCGCCCACCCACCACGGCGGGTGGACGTGAGCGGTGAGTCTTGGCCTCCGACCCCTGCGTTCTGGGTGTCCTCGCACCCCCGGGGGCAGCGGGGCAGGCCCTGCCTCgcctcccccaggcctgcagtCCCAGGGTGCAGCTGTCCGGCTCCTCCCAGCCTGCGCGCTCAGGGTCCCCTCCCCCCTCCGCCCGTGGAATGGGATTGCCCTGAGGGTCTGACAGCCCCCTCTGACGCAGCGTGGGGGCCGGGAAGACATCCCCGCCAGGCGGatggcccaggaggaggaggggcgccTGCACGAGGTGCTGGCCCAGGTCGGGGCCTCCCACGACATCAAGGACCTGACCCGCAAGCTGCACTTCTATGACGGCTGGGCCCCAGACTACGACCAGGTAAACCGAGCCGCACCCAGCCGCAGTGGGTCTATCTGTGAAGTGGGGTTCAGCAGCCTGGCATCCGAGGGCGGCCGCCCTCAGGGACCAGGACCCCCTTACCCAGGCACCACAGCCCAGACCGGGCGGGGGGCGCTGCCACTGAGGCCAAAAGTGTAGGAAAGCACCCGACATACACGCACCCCCCAGAAGGTCCCCCAAAGGCGGGGGCACTGGTGGGATCGcctccctgctctggcccctcCAGGATGTGGCTGCCCTGCAGTACCGAGCCCCCCGCCTCGCCGTGGCCTGCCTCACCCAAGCCCACCCAGGCCTGCCGCACACTGCCCTGATCCTGGACGtggcctgcggcactggcctggtggctgtggaggtGAGGTGACCCCAGACTTCCTGCCTGCTCAGCACCACCCCCCTGGCCGATGGCTCAAATCCCCTACCACCTGGGCAACCCCATGCCAtgtcctccacccccaccccatcctgcctcctctctcagaCTCACTGgtcccaaacacatgggccaaaTAAACCCTCTGCGGGGCCTAGCACCCTCCCACGGTGCAGGGACCCCGTAACTGagccccccactcccatcccagctGCAGGCTCGGGGCTTCGTCCGGCTGCATGGGGTTGATGGGAGCCCAGGGATGCTGGAACAGGCCCGGGCCCGTGGCCTGTACCAGCGActgagcctctgcaccctgggccaggagcctctgcccagcccagaaGGTACGCCCCCCCCCACGGCCCCCAACATGGCAAGGCCCACCTCCCCGCCCACCTTGGCAGCACCCATCCCTCCTGCTCATGAgccccctcccacacccagcccacagcccctccTTGTGGCGCTCAGCCCAAGCCTGGGCCACACACACCCACCGCACCCCACGCTCTCCCCCAGGGACGTTCGACGCGGTGCTGCTGGTGGGTGCCCTCAGCGACGGCCAGGTGCCCTGCAGTGCCATCCCTGAGCTTGTGCGAGTCACGAAGCCAGGTGAGGaacagcctggccagccccacgCCCAGCGCAGACCCTCGAAGGCGGAGCAAGGGCAAGGCTCTGGCCAGGCCAACAGGCAGGGCGGGCAGGTGGCCAGCTCACCTCCTACCCACGGACAGCTGGGGGCGCAGCTCCCCTCCAGCCTCTGTCCCCGCACTTGGGAGCAGGTGCTGCCACCCCTTCCTCGTGAGATCCAAGTGCCCTCACTCCGGTCCCTCCTCTTCCAGCCCCCGCGCTAACTCACAGGCGACTCTTTCCCTTtcctggcctcagttttctcatcaggGAAATGGGGCTGCTCGGGCAGAGTGACAGGGTGCACACGTCTCTCAGGCAGCTGTATCTGCCGTGACCTTGCTCTGAACTTGCCTCTGCTCTGGGGCAGCAGCGTGAGGACCAGGAGGCCGTGCCCAGCACGGGGCGCAGTCGGTCAGCAAGTTGCCGAGGTGAAAAattcttcttcccctcccccctcttgtCCCTGCTGCTGGGGCACTGGAGTGGCAGCGGCTAggcctgggcaggcctgggcaggCGTAGTGGCCTCTCAAGAGGCCAGCAGATGCGGGGACATTGGTGGGGTCAGCgggagaggcaggagctgggcacaaGTGGACAGGAAATTCTCTTGCATGCTCTAACAGGCACCAGGGCTCCCGGCCTGGGCTTGCCAGGTCCCTAAGCCGCTCCGAGCCCTGCCCCCCAGCTCCCCCTCACTCACTGCTCACCTCCACCTGTGCTCACTCTGCTCCTCTAagccccttcctccaggaagccctcccagaTCCCAGCCACTGgaccttcccctctctctttgtgtacaGTTACTGCCTGTGCTGGGTGTTTtgcacacgaacacacacacacacacacatgcacacacccagccTTGCCTTGGGACAGGAGAGCCATCCCCTCTCTGCCAGTGGGGAACCAGGTTCAGGGCCATGCAGGGGCTCGCCCGAGGCCAGTGTCCACGTGCGTGCAGACAGAGCCGTATCTTCCAGCAGAGGGGCAGGGTGTGAGCAGTGGGGAGGGGACCCTCTTGTTCCGGGGGACACAGTCAAGAACCCCAGCGTTAAAGGGCGCGTGGGCCTTGAAACATGCACGGGAGGATGTCCAGCTGGTGTCCCCAATGCCACAGAGGCGGGGAGAGGCTGGTCTGGGCTTGAAGACAGGAACAGGGACAGCCGTGCCCAGCGCAGACAGGCCTGGGACCACCACGGCTCACCGGCGCCTTCCCCGCCTCTCCCCAGGTGGGCTGCTGTGTCTGACCACCAGGACCAATCCGTCCAACCTGCCGTACAAGGAAGCCTTGGAAGGTGTCCTAGATGGGCTGGAGCGGGCCGGGGCGTGGAGGCGCCTGGTGGCACAGCCCGTGGACCGCTGGGAGCTGGCTACCTCGGAGCTGCAGGTGGCGCCCGGGGCCTCAGCCCAGGACGGCTTCATCTCCGGCATTGTGTACCTGTACCGAAAGCAGGAAGAGGCCCAGGCTGAGAGAGAGGGGCCGGGCCCCAGCCCTGCGCTGACCTCTGACCCTTCGTGTGGACTTCTCTGGGTCCCCACTCCTGCACCCTGCCGCTCAGGGGTGCCCCCAGGAGGGGAGAGGGCTCTGCAGGAGAGAACATTCCATCTGGGGGTTCAGGAAGCCACAAgtgttggggggagggtggcGTCCCACGTGGGAGGGCCGTTCTGAGTCCCGCTGTCATACTTCCAGCCGATGCAGCGCCTTCCTAAGGTACCTGGGGAGCCAGCGGGTGATAGCTGCAGTATTTTGAGCCActgccaccacctgggagacccggatggagttccaggctcctgccttcagcctggcccagccctggcccttgcagtcttcccagggagaggggagacacagcaaatggaagatctctctctctctgtctctctctctctctctctctttctctctctctctccctggactttcaaataaataaatcgatttaaaaaaaaaaaaaaaagcagcagatggaagtgccaGAGgagacccaccccaccccacccccagagctgtCCCTGACCCGGCCTTGACAGGACCACAGCCTTGACAGTGACTGCCTGAGtcctccccaggggctgggcccttGCAGCTGTAACCCATGCACAAGGAACCCAGGGCCCGACTCAGTGCTAACAGCACCCAGCAGAGCAGAGCGGGTTGGGTCAGAGCCGGGGTTCCGCGCCGCGGGTCCAGGGCCGGGCCACATGCTCCCACAAGCCCAGGGCTGCACTTCCTCACCCGTGAAggggccccagagccccaggcgTGGCCAGGAGGGTGCCCTGGCTGGAGCAGGTGGAAAGACCCTGGTGACCTGTGTGAGCTGGCCTGTGATGATGCTCTTTCTGAGGGAGGAGGCTcagagctggccctgcaggaCAAGCAGGATCCGGcaaggtggggagggcagagaccAAGCCCCGGGGTTCGCCCTCCCTCCCGGGGTCCCCGCTGGGTCCCTGGCATGCGCTATTTCCTGCCTCCAGGGTGACTCCCAAGATTACGGCCAGGTCTGCTTGTCGCGATTCCCCGAAGCCGTTTTCCTAAGCGCTGGGGTCCTGGCCCCGGCTGACCCCCTGCACaggcctccagccccgcccctcccgctcCCACCCCTGCAAGCCCCAATCAGAGACAAATACAGATCTTCCTGTACACAGGTCCCGTTTAttgtagaaaataataataattacagtGATGAATAGCACTTCTTAAATTACAAAACAGAGACATCGAGGgagagcccctgcccccaacatACACCCGCCGGGCTGGCCAGTGTCCTTGACTGGGGAGGGTGGAGGGGTTCTCCAGCCTTCCTGCCCAAACCAGTTtgtcccacctccactcctccCCTCCAAACCAGTCTGTCCACTCTGTGCTCCTCGGCGCCATTCTCGGGCAGGGCAGGTATGGCTCAAGCGTGGATCCCCCAAGTTCATGCAGCTggcggggccaggagccagggagacgGTGGCAAGACAGGCGCTGGAGTCATGGAACGTGCAGGCAGAGGGTGTGGGCAGACGGAGCTGGGCAAAGGCTAGAGCGGCTACACTGGCATGAGTGGGCACCCACTCTGAAACACAGTtcaaggtcagggctgggctggcctggccagcaggaccagctccctgctctgtcgCCTGCCTCCGGGAGCCATTCAGAGGAGCGGGGCACGGTGTCTCTCTGCCATCCGTCCTTGGGAAGCTGTCCAAGTGGGGCGAGGCGGGGTTGAGGGCTGCTGGCCACGGGCCTCCTCCTGGGTCCCAGACCATGCCGAGCTCCGATGGACAATCCCAGCCAGGAGGGACACAGTCGAGCGCCGGCGCCTCACACGTAGTTGCTGGCCGGGGCGGAGCGGGCAGCCGAGTACTTGGCCGAGTAGGGTTTGTCGTTGCGCGGCGGGCAGTTACAGCACAGCAGAGCCCCGCCGAGCAGCAGCAGGCCGGAGGCCGCCCAGCCGATGTAGAGGGAGGCGCCCATCTCGCGCTTCTGCCCGTTCGCCACGAGCGGATTGTAGAAGTCCCGGATGACGTTGTGGGCCGTCCACGACACGGGCACCATCACCAGCAGGCCGGCCAGCAGGAACACCACGCCTGCCACGATCATGGTCTTGGCCTTGGCCGTCTCATCCTCCACGCAGTTGGTGCACTTGCCCCCGACCACGGACAGCAGCACGCCCAGGGCGGCCACGATAATGCAGATGATGGTGAGCGCGCGGGCCGCCTGCAGGTCCTGCGGCAGCGCCAGCAGCGAGTCGTACACCTTGCACTGCATCTGCCCCGTGCTCTGCACCACACAGTTCATCCACAGCCCTTCCCAGATGACCTGCGAGGTGACGATGTTGCTGCCGATGAAGGCCGTCACCCGCCACATGGGCATGGCGCAGCACAGCATGGAGCCCAGCCAGCCCAGCACGGCCAGGGCGATCCCCATCACCTGCAGTCCCATAGAAGCCATGGCTCCGCGTGCGTCTCCGCTGGGCTCTGGCGATCGATCGGGGCGGCTTGAGAGGGATCTCAAGGCCTGAGGTCACACCGGCCCTGGGCAGGGAAGAGACAAAGCCAGCGCCAGCAAGGAGGGTGAGCAGACCAGTTCTTTCAGCCAACAGCCGCCCCGCCGGCTACAGGTGGAGCAGTTATATGGCTCTGGCGGAGAGAggcgggggcagagggaggggcttcGGGCCCTGACCAGTTTCTCTGGATTCCTGAACCCTGGCCAACCAAGACACTGAAAGGCCCCTGAGTCACCCCTGAGTCTCAGAGGAAACTgccctctctcccccagcccctccccccacactccctccaccccaccccggccCATGCTGAAGTCAGGCCAGAGACAGACACTGAGTCACAGCCCAGGGCCATCTGGTGTCCACGGGGTGGGGCGAGCAAGGTGGTGGACCTGGAGCCTGGGGTCCCAGCATCCCCCAGGCTCCTCATCCGGGCACTGTCGCCACTGTCAATCAGCCCCGCACTGCCAGGCAGGTCAGGTATGGGAGACGGAGGACACGGGAGGCCCTACCCCTACCCCCATGCACCTTTGGCCAAAGAGAGACCCAAGCTGGTCCCCCTGCCACCACCATGGCCCCcgtgggccagggctgagcctacGTGGGCAGCGCAGGCTGGGGGCAgcaacctgggaggcatcagCCCCACGGTGGCTGTTTACTCtgtgtggacacagagagaggttcaaAGTCCCAGGAGGCTTCAAAGGCAAGGGAGAGCCAAGCCaggcgtggggggtgggggtgggggctgcagataACACAGCAGCTGCCAGGGttgtgcgggggcggggggaggttgAGGGGGTGGGCAAGGCAGCAAGACTTGGTGGCGGGAACGGGCACTGGGGTGGGGAGACgtagctctttctttctttttttaagatttatttatctgcttgaaagacagagttacagagaggcagaggcagagagagagaggtcttccatccgctggttcactctccaattggccacaacggccagagctgtgctgatctgaaaccagcagccaggagcttcttccaagtctcccacgtgggtgcaggggcccaagcacttgaccatcttctactgctttcctaggccacagcagagagctggacaggaagtggagcagccggaactcgaactggcacccatatgggaggccggcactgcaggcagcggcgtttccctctatgccacagcgccggcctcgagACACAGCTCTTTCTGGGAGCGGGGTCCTTGTGAGGGTTGTGCAAGGCAGTGGGACTAGGTGAAGGGGGCATTGGGGTGGAGGGAACAGCAAGGAATGCAGTTTGACTGGACACTGGGCTGCCTGGCCGCAGGGAGGggccggagccaagagccagccCCAGGCGGTACtcaggggcaggtgggcaggggcacCGGTGGTGAGCAGCTGTCCCCGTAGCTTCCGGAGGCACTGCTGGAAACAGGAAGGGATGGGGGGTCCGGACTCAGGGAGGGCCTGAGTCAGGGTAGGGGCTGGGGGGACCTAGAGGAGAGGGCCATGCTGGGGGGAGCAGGCCCAAGTCCCCGCCACTACCCAGCCACACATCTGGGGCCTGGATACAGCGGCCTGTCCACATCTGACCCAGAGAAGCCAATACCTTCCATTTCCGGAACACATCCCCCACTGGCCCAAAGCTGTCTGGGAGCGGCCCTTACAATGCAATCGCCCCATGTTGCTGAGGGAAAAGTCGAGGCCTCCCTTGGCGGTTAAACATAAAGACCTCCGTCTCCCTGCCCCCTGGAGCTGGGGGCTCCCGGAAGCGGGCGCGGCGGCCTCTTCTAGCTCAGCATCTAGGACAGggcttggcacacagtaggtgctcgaCACAAGCCCGATGCTGACACAGAGGAAACTGGTTTCCCGCCTTCCCGCCGCCCGCCTCCACCAAGACAAACAGGGACAGTTTCAGCCGGGACcacgccccccctcccccagggcctttCCTTACAAGGCTCTGCGGAAACACAAACAGGGCTGTGGGCTGAGCAGCAGCAAAGATAAACATCCTTCCAGGTGACAGTAAGTGCTTTCCTGCAGTGACCtcagcccagcctccctgcaggggaaactgaggcccagggcctTGTCCAGGACACGTGGGAGCCTCCTGGTCACCCTCAGTAGCCGGGCAGCAGGCTGTCTATGATCCGGGCGGGAGTTGGCCAGATGGCCAGACGCCCCTGTTGTCCCTACTTCCTGGTTCCCTGGGGACACAGACATGCAGGAGCTGCcaggggagggagtggaggaaaGCCCTAAAACTCTCCCCCACGCGCACCCCTGCTGGGACCCAGAGAGTGGATGGAGACTGGGGGCTGGGGAAACAGGTGCTGGAGAGGACCCCTGGTATGAAGAAGGGATGGGAGGGGCatgctgggggagcaggggctcCATGGTCACCAAGCGCAGGTGGCTCTGACCTGCCCGCACACCTGCAAAGCCAGGACAGGTCTCTGCACTGCCCTCCGGCTAcaggagccctggggtgggggcagggcaggagcccccaggcaggccctgcacctgccagctccCAAGAGCTCAGACAACCTCTTGCCTGCCACCCACCGCCAACATCTGTGCGGGGCCCAGGGAGCGCAGGGCCGCTgtgtctttgctttctttttcatgttCAAGCGGACGCTCATTTCAAGCCAGGAGAACTGGATCAAGGcggatgggggtgggtgggtagggaGGCGGTAGCTGGGTTTCACCCCGGCTACCTCCTCCCGCACGGGGTCAGCTGGTCCAAAAACCAGCCACAACCACCTtcccagagccagcagcttcctccctaGTGAAGTGGGCATCCTTCTGTCCCCCTGTCTAAAACAGATGCGAAGGAGAtggtggcgggggaggggacaTGAAAATGTCccgtcctctcctccccccccccccccagtgagtGGCTGcttgctgctcccctcccccaactccgcTCTGGTCAGGCTCATGCCAGGCAGGAACGAGAACTTCCCAGTCCTGGTcccagacacacatacacacacatacacaccttgCCCTGAACCCAGCTCCTTAGAAATCACTAGCAAAGGGTCCCTTCCGGCTCTGAGCCACACTGCTGCCTGCCCACCCAGGGCCAGTGCAAGGATTTCGGCTCCCAGGGTCTCTGCCGCCTGCCGTCAGGGAGCGTGAAGAGCAAGGGCAGGTAAGGTGGTGTTGAAATGAAACCTCTCCTCCTGggccaggcatctggggagacaCAGCTCTTTCTGGGAGCGGGGTCCCTGTGATGGCTGTGCAAGGCAGCGGGACTCGGTGGAGGGGGCACGGGGGTGGAGGGAACAGCGAGGGATGCCCAGCTTAGGTTAAGATCGCACCTGGGATCAGACGCCCACATCTCGTATCAAAGAGCTTGGAGTCCCgactctgctcctggttccagcttcatgctgctgcccacgggggcggggagggggggggcgcAGCAGGTGTcggtttaagtacttgggcccccaccacccacttgggagacccggattgggttcctgactcctggcttcagcctggcccagccctgggtgttgtaggCGTTtaaggagagtgaaccagcagatggaagatctctctctccctctgcctttcaaataaatcaataaaagttttggaaaattttctcttccccaccattttgatttttgtaaaatCAAGCAGGTTTTCTGAACAACACAGAAGAAagcagtggggccggcgctgtggcgtagtgggctaagtctctgccatacgggcgccggttcaagtcccggctgctccacttctgatccagctctctgctatggcctgggaaagcagtggaagatgacccaagtgcttgggcccctgcacccacatgggagacccagaagaagctcctggcttcgaattggcacagctcctgccattgtggccatttggggagtgaaccagcacatggaagatctgtgtgtgtgtgtgtgtgtgtgtgtgtgtgtgcgcgcgtctgtagctctgcctttcaaatacataaataaaatctttaaaaaaaaaaaaaaaaaggaagcagctcCAAAAACCTCCTCACTTGGAAGTTGGagcaaaagtatttatttttgcagAAATTCATGGAGTGTGCAAACCCTGGTTCCTGCCTGCCCAGGACAGAAGCCCTGCTTCCTTTTGAACCAGAAACGTCACGAAATTTTCAAACatcccggccggcgccacggctcactaggctaatcctccgcctagcggcgccggcacaccgggttctagtcccggtcggggtgccggattctgtcccggtcggggcgccggattctgtcccggttgcccctcttccaggccacctctctgctgtggccagggagtgcagtggaggatggcccaggtgcttgggcctgcaccccatgggagaccaggaaaagcacctggctcctggctcctaccatcggatcagcgcggtgcgccggccgcagcacgccagccgcggcggccactggagggtgaaccaacggcaaaggaagacctttctctctgtctctctctctcactgtccactctgcctgtcaaaaaaaaaaaaaaaaaaaaaatttttttttcaaacatccCAAAACCTGAGACGCACTGCTGAGCCCTCTGCTTGGATTGTCCTAGAAGAAGGGTCTCCCTGGGGTTACAGCCAAAACCGCGTATCGCCGCCCACTGGAAATTCGGACACAGCACCCAGGGCACCGGTGGAGACTTCCCAAGGCTGAGCCGAGGGCTGGGGACTTTCAGAGTCCTGGGTACCACACGGCGGCCCCCCAATGGCTCAGGTTCAGATGCTGGAGGAAGCCCTCGTCTGGGGTAGCCGGGTGACAGCGCCCTAGTCTTAGATGCCAACTCCAGGGGCTGGACCCATGCAGACACTGAGCGCTCACTGGCCGCCCCGTAGGTCCCACCCGGCTCCCAGAAAACCCCAGCCCCTGAGCCCAGAAatggaggcccagccctggcccccagcctgcgGGTCATCCACCCTGGGCCTGGAGCTTGGTTAAtgacagggccaggctgcccgACCTGGCCAGACTGGCTGAGCCGGTGCAGCCCAAGGCTGGGCCCGCATGGGTGGGTGGAGGATGCGGGAGGCCCCATCTGGGGGTGCTTTCTCAGTGGGGTCCCagagggcccagggaggggccgaGGGAAGGGCTTaaggcaggggtgtggggggaggggaagggaggaagctcAGCAGACTCAAGACAAGGGTTAAAaaaagtatctatttatttgaaaggcagagttacagagagacagagaggtctcccatccactggttcactctccaaatgcctgcaacag harbors:
- the METTL27 gene encoding LOW QUALITY PROTEIN: methyltransferase-like protein 27 (The sequence of the model RefSeq protein was modified relative to this genomic sequence to represent the inferred CDS: inserted 2 bases in 1 codon), whose translation is MAQEEEGRLHEVLAQVGASHDIKDLTRKLHFYDGWAPDYDQDVAALQYRAPRLAVACLTQAHPGLPHTALILDVACGTGLVAVELQARGFVRLHGVDGSPGMLEQARARGLYQRLSLCTLGQEPLPSPEGTFDAVLLVGALSDGQVPCSAIPELVRVTKPGGLLCLTTRTNPSNLPYKEALEGVLDGLERAGAWRRLVAQPXWTAGSWLPRSCRWRPGPQPRTASSPALCTCTESRKRPRLRERGRAPALR
- the CLDN4 gene encoding claudin-4 — protein: MASMGLQVMGIALAVLGWLGSMLCCAMPMWRVTAFIGSNIVTSQVIWEGLWMNCVVQSTGQMQCKVYDSLLALPQDLQAARALTIICIIVAALGVLLSVVGGKCTNCVEDETAKAKTMIVAGVVFLLAGLLVMVPVSWTAHNVIRDFYNPLVANGQKREMGASLYIGWAASGLLLLGGALLCCNCPPRNDKPYSAKYSAARSAPASNYV